A genomic region of uncultured Roseibium sp. contains the following coding sequences:
- a CDS encoding acyl-CoA dehydrogenase — MNAPVQIKSSPSGGGAFDWQDPFHLRDQLQEDEQLIQDTARAYAQEKLLPRVIDAYREETTDRAIFNEMGELGLLGVTLPEDYGCAGASYVSYGVVAREIERVDSGYRSMMSVQSSLVMYPIYAYGSEEQRQKYLPKLASGEFVGCFGLTEPDAGSDPAGMRTRAIKTDGGYRLTGSKMWISNAPIADVFVVWAKSEAHDGAIRGFVLDKGMKGLSAPKVGGKLSLRASITGEIVMDDVEVGEDALLPNVSGLKGPFGCLNRARYGIAWGTMGAAEDCWMRSRQYGLEREQFGRPLAQTQLFQKKLADMQTEIALGLQAALRVGQLFDAGQVSPEMISIIKRNNCGKALDIARQARDMHGGNGIQEEYHVMRHSQNLETVNTYEGTHDIHALILGRAQTGLQAFF; from the coding sequence ATGAATGCACCCGTACAGATCAAATCCAGCCCATCCGGGGGCGGAGCCTTCGACTGGCAGGACCCCTTTCATCTGCGCGACCAGCTGCAGGAGGACGAGCAGCTCATCCAGGACACGGCCCGCGCCTACGCCCAGGAAAAGCTGCTGCCGCGCGTGATCGATGCCTATCGCGAAGAGACGACCGACCGGGCGATCTTCAACGAAATGGGTGAACTCGGGCTGCTCGGCGTCACCCTGCCGGAAGACTACGGCTGCGCAGGCGCATCCTATGTTTCGTACGGCGTGGTCGCCCGCGAGATCGAACGGGTCGATTCCGGTTACCGCTCCATGATGAGCGTGCAGTCCTCCCTCGTCATGTATCCGATTTACGCCTATGGCTCGGAAGAGCAGCGGCAGAAGTATCTGCCGAAACTGGCCAGCGGTGAATTTGTCGGCTGTTTCGGCCTCACCGAACCCGATGCAGGCTCCGATCCGGCGGGCATGCGCACCCGCGCGATCAAGACCGACGGCGGCTACCGGCTCACCGGCAGCAAGATGTGGATCTCGAATGCGCCGATCGCGGATGTCTTCGTGGTCTGGGCCAAGTCCGAGGCCCATGACGGCGCCATCCGGGGCTTCGTGCTGGACAAGGGCATGAAAGGCCTGAGCGCGCCGAAGGTCGGCGGCAAGCTCTCGCTGCGCGCATCGATCACCGGCGAAATCGTCATGGACGACGTCGAAGTCGGCGAAGATGCTCTATTGCCGAACGTGTCGGGCCTCAAGGGGCCGTTCGGCTGCCTCAACCGCGCCCGCTACGGCATTGCCTGGGGAACCATGGGCGCAGCGGAAGACTGCTGGATGCGGTCACGCCAGTACGGGCTGGAGCGCGAACAGTTCGGACGGCCACTGGCGCAGACCCAGCTGTTCCAGAAAAAACTGGCCGACATGCAGACGGAAATCGCACTGGGACTGCAGGCGGCCCTGCGGGTCGGCCAGCTGTTCGATGCCGGGCAGGTGTCGCCGGAGATGATCTCGATCATCAAACGCAACAATTGCGGCAAGGCGCTCGATATCGCGCGTCAGGCGCGGGACATGCATGGCGGCAACGGCATCCAGGAAGAATACCATGTCATGCGCCACAGCCAGAACCTTGAGACCGTCAACACCTACGAGGGCACGCACGACATCCATGCGCTGATCCTCGGACGTGCACAGACCGGTCTCCAGGCCTTCTTCTGA
- a CDS encoding biotin/lipoyl-containing protein codes for MTTDICVPFLGVNDTEAQLQDWLVNPGDRVSPGDDLCILETTKATIEVSAEAEGFVFPLAQEGDTLKVDQVIGFCSEDPHFDLEGHLAALAEASSSIAAPTKKAELLIARNGLDLESVQKFAGDNRVTEQAVLDFMAKDVGDKARLGFDTGTRVGIIGGVSGGGALIVADALARISSLHAAAIYDRDERFHGKTVLGLPVAGNLDMFLSDVSDGKVDAAVLAFNSNLEERDRVFNSLVEQGVRFVNVIDPSADIRSGVELGVGNVILGHVYIGAGSRLKDNNFVSANVALEHGNVLGSSCAFGPGVFTSGNVSIGDRVRFGTGIFVEPGLSIGDDSVIGSGRTIVTGIKANTRLTSQAKA; via the coding sequence ATGACCACTGACATTTGTGTGCCCTTTTTGGGGGTCAACGACACGGAAGCCCAGCTTCAAGACTGGCTGGTGAACCCCGGAGACAGGGTTTCTCCGGGAGATGACCTTTGTATTCTGGAAACGACGAAGGCGACGATTGAAGTCTCCGCGGAAGCCGAAGGCTTCGTCTTCCCGCTCGCGCAAGAGGGAGACACCCTGAAGGTCGATCAGGTCATCGGCTTCTGCTCGGAAGATCCCCATTTTGATCTTGAGGGCCACCTGGCGGCTCTTGCCGAGGCATCATCGTCGATCGCGGCGCCGACCAAGAAGGCGGAACTGCTGATAGCCAGAAACGGTCTCGATCTCGAGAGTGTCCAGAAATTCGCGGGCGACAACCGGGTCACCGAACAGGCCGTCCTGGATTTCATGGCCAAGGACGTTGGCGACAAGGCGCGCCTGGGGTTCGATACGGGGACACGTGTCGGTATCATCGGCGGCGTTTCCGGGGGCGGTGCACTGATCGTTGCGGACGCGCTCGCCCGGATCTCCTCACTCCATGCGGCGGCAATCTACGACCGCGATGAACGGTTTCACGGCAAGACCGTGCTCGGGCTGCCGGTGGCCGGCAATCTGGACATGTTCCTGAGTGACGTGTCGGACGGAAAGGTCGACGCGGCGGTCCTTGCCTTCAACAGCAATCTGGAAGAACGCGATCGCGTTTTCAATTCACTGGTCGAACAGGGCGTGCGTTTCGTCAACGTCATCGATCCGAGTGCCGACATCCGGTCCGGCGTCGAACTGGGCGTTGGAAACGTCATCCTGGGGCATGTCTATATCGGTGCGGGAAGCCGCCTGAAGGACAACAATTTCGTGTCGGCGAATGTTGCGCTTGAACATGGCAACGTTCTGGGATCGAGTTGTGCCTTTGGTCCGGGTGTCTTCACCTCCGGAAATGTTTCGATTGGCGACAGGGTAAGATTCGGAACGGGTATTTTTGTCGAACCGGGTCTCAGCATAGGCGACGACAGTGTGATCGGTTCGGGCCGGACGATTGTGACCGGCATCAAGGCGAATACCAGGCTCACCTCACAAGCCAAGGCTTGA
- a CDS encoding LysR substrate-binding domain-containing protein: MRRAFIPSADTLIAFECAARHLSFTRAAEELHLTQGAISKQVRHLETRLGVELFRRVRQRIVLTDAGRIYLHDIRGALEQMTSATRQVMSYAGSADVLNLAVLPTFGTRWLAPRLAEFGRKYPDAGLNLSVRLQPFDFDEEPFDGAIHHGDPVWAGAIAERLFAEEVIPVSSRAFKERHDIRSPQDLARVPRLQLATRPLAWRQWFDLAGVETDTAFQGARFEQFVMISEAAIHHAGAALMPKLFIEDELASGRLVRLFDLSLDQQTAYYFVYPEGRTMRPVVSAFRKWLTEEAETARVRRETMLPE; this comes from the coding sequence ATGAGACGCGCCTTTATTCCGTCTGCCGACACGCTGATCGCCTTTGAATGTGCGGCCCGCCATTTGAGCTTCACGCGCGCGGCCGAGGAACTGCACCTGACGCAAGGTGCGATCTCAAAGCAGGTCCGGCACCTGGAAACCCGGCTGGGGGTGGAGCTTTTCAGGAGGGTGCGCCAGCGCATCGTCCTGACCGATGCCGGGCGCATCTACCTTCACGACATTCGCGGTGCCCTGGAGCAGATGACATCCGCGACGCGGCAGGTGATGTCCTATGCGGGCAGCGCGGATGTCCTCAATCTTGCGGTTTTGCCGACATTCGGAACGCGCTGGCTGGCGCCGCGCCTGGCGGAATTCGGCCGAAAATATCCCGATGCGGGCCTCAATCTGAGTGTCCGTCTGCAACCGTTCGATTTCGATGAGGAACCGTTCGACGGGGCCATCCATCACGGTGATCCGGTCTGGGCGGGCGCAATCGCGGAACGGCTCTTTGCCGAGGAAGTCATTCCGGTGTCCTCGCGCGCTTTCAAGGAGCGGCATGACATCCGCTCACCGCAGGACCTGGCCCGTGTCCCCCGTCTGCAGCTGGCGACACGGCCGCTGGCATGGCGGCAATGGTTCGATCTCGCCGGGGTCGAAACCGATACCGCCTTTCAGGGAGCGCGTTTCGAACAATTCGTCATGATCTCGGAAGCGGCGATACATCATGCCGGGGCAGCCCTGATGCCGAAACTGTTCATCGAGGATGAACTGGCATCCGGCCGCCTCGTGCGCCTGTTCGATCTTTCGCTTGATCAGCAGACCGCTTACTACTTCGTTTATCCCGAGGGCCGGACCATGCGACCCGTCGTATCCGCCTTCCGGAAGTGGTTGACGGAAGAAGCCGAAACCGCTCGGGTAAGACGGGAGACAATGCTACCCGAATGA
- a CDS encoding GDP-L-fucose synthase: MQANDRKGHEGPNKCGLAGKRIFVAGHNGMVGSAIVRRLQSENCEILTAGRKELDLKQQASVDDWMEKARPDLVFLAAAKVGGIAANDARPADFLYDNLMIEANLIEASFRVGAEKLLFLGSSCIYPKFADQPIVEGSLLTGPLEPTNEWYAIAKIAGIKLAQAYRKQHGCDFISAMPTNLYGPGDNFDLETSHVLPALIRKAHEAKLRGDKELVMWGTGSPRREFLHADDCADALVFLMENYSGYEHLNVGSGTDCSILDLTKLVCRVVGFEGEITHDLSKPDGTPRKLMDGSRLKAMGWQPQRTLEDGIKTTYEWFLQAEQVRTATA; this comes from the coding sequence ATGCAGGCGAATGACCGCAAGGGACATGAAGGCCCGAACAAGTGCGGCCTTGCAGGCAAGCGCATCTTTGTCGCCGGCCACAACGGCATGGTCGGCAGCGCGATCGTGCGTCGCCTTCAGAGCGAAAACTGCGAGATCCTGACGGCGGGCCGCAAGGAACTCGATCTCAAGCAGCAGGCCTCCGTCGACGACTGGATGGAGAAGGCGCGGCCCGACCTCGTGTTTCTGGCAGCCGCGAAAGTCGGCGGCATCGCGGCCAACGACGCGCGTCCGGCAGACTTTCTCTACGACAATCTGATGATCGAAGCGAACCTCATCGAGGCCTCCTTTCGCGTCGGCGCCGAGAAACTGCTGTTTCTGGGTTCGTCCTGCATCTATCCGAAATTCGCCGACCAGCCGATCGTGGAAGGCTCTCTCCTGACCGGTCCGCTGGAACCGACCAACGAGTGGTATGCGATCGCAAAGATCGCCGGCATCAAGCTGGCACAGGCCTATCGCAAGCAGCATGGCTGCGATTTCATCTCTGCAATGCCAACCAATCTTTACGGACCGGGCGACAATTTCGACCTGGAAACCAGTCATGTGCTCCCGGCTCTCATTCGCAAGGCGCATGAGGCGAAGCTGCGGGGAGACAAGGAACTTGTCATGTGGGGAACCGGTTCGCCCAGGCGGGAATTCCTGCATGCGGACGACTGCGCGGATGCCCTGGTTTTCCTCATGGAGAACTATTCCGGGTATGAACATCTCAATGTTGGCAGCGGAACCGACTGTTCCATCCTGGACCTGACAAAGCTGGTCTGCCGTGTTGTCGGGTTCGAAGGCGAGATCACGCACGACCTCAGCAAGCCGGACGGCACGCCGCGCAAGCTCATGGACGGCAGCAGGCTCAAGGCCATGGGTTGGCAACCGCAGCGCACCCTGGAAGACGGGATCAAAACAACCTACGAGTGGTTTCTGCAGGCTGAACAGGTCCGCACTGCGACCGCTTAG
- a CDS encoding FkbM family methyltransferase, producing the protein MSNTSGNAGETYLQRKVRKLTNKAKRAYRVWILRDPFPTEVRRWFADKGDETLRLDYDLNETSVVFDVGGYQGDFADKISNRYNCHVFVFEPSKDFYDACVARFENNDKVRCFNFGLGHLNETVSLSDAADASSTKLGPPEDASTSVSIRKFSEVVRELEIKHIDLIKINIEGGEFDLLPHMMSDPMITEIDNIQVQFHTFIKDAKKMRRVILKKLSETHKCDWCYTFVWENWSR; encoded by the coding sequence ATGTCCAACACTTCAGGCAATGCCGGCGAGACCTACTTGCAGCGAAAGGTCCGCAAGCTGACCAACAAGGCGAAGCGGGCGTATCGCGTCTGGATCCTGCGCGACCCGTTCCCGACGGAAGTCCGCAGGTGGTTCGCGGACAAGGGAGACGAAACGCTGCGGCTCGACTACGACCTGAACGAAACCTCGGTGGTCTTCGATGTCGGTGGCTATCAGGGTGATTTCGCGGACAAGATCTCGAACCGCTACAACTGCCATGTCTTCGTGTTCGAGCCAAGCAAGGACTTCTACGACGCGTGCGTCGCGCGTTTCGAAAACAACGACAAGGTCAGATGTTTCAATTTCGGCCTGGGCCACCTGAACGAGACGGTCAGTCTTTCGGATGCCGCCGATGCGTCCTCGACGAAACTTGGCCCGCCGGAAGATGCGTCAACGTCGGTTTCCATCCGGAAATTCTCGGAGGTCGTGCGGGAACTGGAGATCAAGCATATCGATCTCATCAAGATCAACATCGAGGGCGGCGAGTTTGATCTTCTGCCGCACATGATGTCGGATCCGATGATCACCGAAATCGATAACATCCAGGTGCAGTTTCATACCTTCATCAAGGATGCAAAGAAGATGCGCCGGGTGATCTTGAAGAAGCTGAGCGAAACCCACAAATGCGACTGGTGCTACACGTTCGTCTGGGAAAACTGGAGCAGGTAA
- the yegS gene encoding lipid kinase YegS, which produces MRQTEKQHLRVILNGKSAGRNDIRAAISAVRDMGHEVSVRVTYEAGDTARLAREALADHGSERIDTLVSGGGDGTIHEVIDSVLHELGTGDRPPFSFAVLPLGTANDFARHIRLDPADVSACLRFAARAGAKPTDVGEVNGCCFVNMATGGFGTQVTSQTDPNLKRVLGGAAYLFTGLHRFSELSACEGRIEAEDFAWEGAFIALAIGNGRRAGGGIRLCPRAKLDDGLLDLTIIPFPKSGKVSDLLATLLESGVDGMKHGIVQRKARNIEIRTAKTVQFNLDGEPMNGQDWKIGIRQHQIDMRR; this is translated from the coding sequence ATGAGACAGACGGAAAAACAGCATCTCCGGGTGATCCTGAACGGAAAGTCCGCGGGCCGGAACGATATCCGTGCGGCCATCAGCGCGGTGCGCGACATGGGCCATGAGGTGTCCGTGCGGGTGACGTACGAGGCCGGCGACACGGCACGTCTTGCAAGAGAGGCCCTTGCCGACCACGGGTCCGAGCGGATCGACACGCTGGTGAGTGGCGGCGGCGACGGCACCATCCACGAAGTGATCGACAGTGTTCTGCATGAACTCGGCACCGGGGACAGGCCCCCGTTTTCGTTCGCCGTCCTGCCGCTCGGAACAGCCAACGATTTTGCGCGCCATATCCGGCTGGACCCGGCGGATGTTTCCGCCTGCCTGCGCTTTGCGGCGCGCGCGGGCGCCAAGCCGACGGATGTCGGTGAGGTCAATGGATGCTGTTTCGTCAACATGGCAACCGGCGGCTTCGGGACCCAGGTGACGTCACAGACCGACCCGAACCTGAAACGGGTGCTGGGCGGGGCTGCCTATCTGTTCACCGGCCTGCACCGGTTTTCGGAATTGTCGGCATGCGAAGGCCGGATCGAGGCTGAGGATTTTGCCTGGGAGGGGGCCTTCATCGCGCTTGCCATCGGCAATGGCCGCAGGGCCGGTGGCGGCATCCGGCTTTGCCCGCGCGCCAAGCTGGATGACGGTCTGCTCGACCTCACGATCATTCCGTTCCCGAAGTCCGGAAAGGTGTCGGACCTGCTGGCGACGTTGCTGGAGAGCGGCGTCGACGGCATGAAACACGGCATCGTCCAGCGCAAGGCGCGCAACATCGAAATCCGGACAGCGAAAACGGTTCAGTTCAACCTGGATGGTGAGCCCATGAATGGACAGGACTGGAAGATTGGGATAAGGCAGCACCAGATAGACATGCGGCGCTAA
- a CDS encoding N-formylglutamate amidohydrolase encodes MILVEEGQSPLILCLPHSGTDVPKPVSSRFNATGRLQADLSWRLEQLFGFGTDLGLTVLRSSISRYVVDVDKDPATPLSASADPLAALCPVTTLDGKRIYHDGEEPGPTEIEQRLLLFHSPFHKMLRQQIDRLMRRHGAVVLVDCQSMRSHIKGVTGKGLPELSIGTADGASCNPDLRNLFVGTLSGLKGLDLGVDDQTRGGFIVGSFGRPERGVHGLTLLIAQRAYLRHESPPFEPDKAHIARLQKVLSECFSSLIDWTEDAGRERKRTSADVRPADVPHQDAPAPDDPGEDGNTVTQAGNDAVAEEEDEVSAEAPNTEADQDDEVSGSEPVVKQEAASDNNPTVPLLVAE; translated from the coding sequence ATGATTTTGGTTGAAGAAGGACAGAGCCCGCTGATCCTGTGCCTGCCTCACAGCGGCACGGACGTCCCGAAACCTGTGTCTTCCAGGTTCAATGCGACCGGGCGCCTGCAGGCCGATCTGTCGTGGCGGCTGGAGCAGCTTTTCGGCTTCGGAACGGATCTGGGTCTGACAGTGCTGCGGTCGTCGATTTCGCGGTATGTTGTCGACGTTGACAAGGATCCGGCAACGCCTCTCTCGGCTTCTGCCGACCCTCTGGCCGCTCTGTGTCCGGTCACCACCCTTGACGGAAAACGGATTTATCACGACGGGGAAGAACCGGGACCGACCGAAATCGAACAGCGGCTTCTGCTGTTTCATTCCCCCTTCCACAAGATGCTGCGGCAGCAGATTGACCGGCTGATGCGCAGGCACGGGGCCGTCGTGCTTGTCGACTGCCAGTCGATGCGCTCGCATATCAAGGGTGTCACGGGCAAGGGCTTGCCCGAATTGAGCATCGGCACCGCCGATGGCGCTTCGTGCAATCCCGATCTGCGAAACCTGTTCGTTGGAACGCTGAGCGGGCTGAAAGGTCTTGATCTCGGTGTCGACGATCAGACCAGGGGTGGCTTCATCGTCGGTTCCTTCGGCAGGCCGGAACGCGGTGTGCATGGGCTGACGCTGCTCATCGCCCAACGCGCCTATCTGCGTCATGAATCGCCGCCGTTCGAGCCGGACAAGGCGCACATCGCGCGCCTGCAGAAGGTGTTGTCGGAGTGCTTTTCCAGTCTGATCGACTGGACGGAAGATGCAGGGCGCGAACGCAAGCGCACGTCGGCAGACGTGCGGCCCGCCGATGTGCCGCACCAGGACGCCCCGGCGCCGGATGACCCCGGCGAAGACGGCAACACCGTTACGCAAGCCGGCAATGATGCTGTTGCGGAGGAAGAAGACGAGGTGTCTGCCGAAGCGCCGAACACGGAAGCGGACCAAGACGATGAGGTGTCCGGCTCTGAGCCGGTGGTCAAGCAGGAAGCTGCGTCCGACAACAATCCGACGGTTCCCCTGCTCGTCGCCGAATGA
- a CDS encoding glycosyltransferase family 10, whose translation MIRAGFVSSAPQWHWERQFPGSRPVWDDVEFVFSGNFDNCDIVFVYDAIPDDLSGRLSAPRSMFIASEPASVKTYHHAFLAQFDRVLTTDRSTRHPNVIFGQLALPWHVGVRDKAGAMLAEPMTLDDFEGFQPAKTKSVSVVTSNKAFTEGHRARLEFVRKLKSYFGDEIDLFGRNINDFGDKLEVLSEYRYHIAIENSSYDDYWTEKLSDPFLTNTYPIYYGCANISQYFDRRAVSSFDLADEDGAIATIKRLIESDEAGQVGEHMREAKRKVLREYNVFAVLAEAATTGWSDTAGRKHSLFAEKEHVKNKARFKLRKMISAARNRL comes from the coding sequence TTGATCAGGGCCGGGTTCGTTTCATCGGCGCCGCAATGGCATTGGGAACGCCAGTTTCCCGGATCCCGGCCGGTCTGGGACGATGTCGAATTTGTCTTTTCTGGAAACTTCGATAACTGCGACATCGTCTTCGTCTATGACGCGATACCCGATGACCTGTCAGGCCGCTTGAGCGCGCCGCGCAGCATGTTCATCGCCTCCGAACCGGCAAGTGTGAAAACCTACCACCATGCCTTCCTGGCGCAGTTCGACCGCGTCCTGACGACGGACAGAAGCACGCGGCATCCAAACGTCATTTTCGGGCAATTGGCATTGCCATGGCATGTCGGTGTCCGGGACAAGGCCGGTGCCATGCTGGCGGAACCGATGACACTGGATGATTTCGAGGGGTTTCAGCCCGCCAAGACGAAATCGGTCTCCGTCGTCACATCGAACAAGGCATTCACGGAAGGCCACCGCGCCCGTCTGGAATTCGTGCGCAAACTGAAGTCCTATTTCGGAGACGAGATTGACTTGTTCGGCCGGAACATAAACGACTTCGGCGACAAGCTGGAGGTTCTCTCCGAGTACCGGTATCACATTGCGATCGAGAACAGCAGTTATGACGACTACTGGACGGAGAAACTGTCGGATCCGTTCCTCACGAATACCTACCCCATCTACTACGGGTGTGCGAACATCTCGCAGTATTTCGACCGGCGCGCCGTTTCATCTTTCGATCTTGCCGACGAAGACGGCGCAATCGCAACGATAAAGCGGTTGATCGAGTCCGACGAGGCCGGGCAAGTCGGCGAGCACATGCGCGAAGCGAAGCGCAAGGTTCTCCGCGAGTACAATGTCTTTGCGGTTCTGGCCGAGGCAGCAACGACGGGATGGAGTGACACGGCCGGGCGAAAGCACAGTCTCTTCGCCGAAAAGGAGCACGTGAAAAACAAGGCGCGCTTCAAACTGAGAAAGATGATCAGCGCGGCGAGAAACAGGCTTTGA
- the gmd gene encoding GDP-mannose 4,6-dehydratase, which translates to MTKTALVTGITGQDGAYLAELLLGKGYTVHGIKRRSSSFNTGRIDHLYQDPHECDVRLHLHYGDMTDATNLIRIMQEVQPDEVYNLAAQSHVQVSFETPEYTGNADALGTLRLLEAIRLLNLTQKTRFYQASTSELYGKVQEIPQSETTPFYPRSPYAAAKLYGYWIVVNYREAYGIHASNGILFNHESPIRGETFVTRKITRAVAAIKLGLQDQLFLGNLDAERDWGHARDYVEGMWRILQQDTSDDYVLATGEKHSVREFVDMAFAEVDVTVRWEGTGVDEKGFDADTGKLLVSVDPRYFRPTEVDLLIGDASKARRVLGWAPQTSFEDMVRQMVRSDLEALPRELSGRGLPAIKDGQ; encoded by the coding sequence ATGACCAAAACCGCCCTCGTGACCGGAATAACAGGCCAAGACGGTGCATATCTCGCGGAACTTCTGCTGGGCAAGGGATACACCGTCCACGGGATCAAGCGCCGGTCTTCGTCCTTCAACACCGGCAGGATTGACCACCTGTATCAGGACCCTCATGAGTGCGATGTCAGGCTGCACCTGCACTACGGCGACATGACGGACGCGACAAATTTGATCCGCATCATGCAGGAAGTCCAGCCCGACGAGGTCTACAACCTTGCCGCCCAGAGCCACGTTCAGGTGTCCTTCGAGACGCCGGAATATACCGGAAATGCGGATGCGCTCGGAACACTGCGGCTCCTCGAGGCGATCCGGCTCCTCAACCTGACACAGAAGACCCGCTTCTATCAGGCATCCACATCGGAGCTTTACGGCAAGGTCCAGGAAATTCCGCAGTCGGAAACGACGCCCTTTTATCCGCGCAGTCCCTACGCCGCGGCGAAGCTCTACGGATACTGGATCGTGGTGAACTACCGCGAAGCCTACGGCATCCATGCCAGCAACGGAATTCTGTTCAACCACGAGAGCCCGATCCGCGGCGAAACCTTCGTGACCCGCAAGATCACCCGCGCGGTCGCGGCCATCAAGCTCGGGCTGCAGGACCAGTTGTTCCTGGGGAACCTGGACGCGGAGCGGGATTGGGGACATGCCAGGGACTATGTCGAAGGCATGTGGCGGATCCTGCAGCAGGACACATCCGACGACTACGTTCTGGCAACCGGAGAAAAGCACTCCGTGCGCGAGTTCGTCGATATGGCGTTCGCGGAAGTGGACGTGACGGTCAGGTGGGAAGGAACCGGCGTTGACGAGAAGGGGTTCGACGCGGACACCGGCAAGCTGCTCGTCTCTGTTGACCCCCGCTACTTCCGCCCGACCGAGGTCGACCTGTTGATCGGCGACGCCAGCAAGGCCCGGCGCGTGCTCGGCTGGGCCCCGCAGACGTCCTTTGAAGATATGGTGCGGCAAATGGTGCGCTCCGATCTGGAAGCCCTGCCGCGGGAGCTGAGCGGCCGCGGATTGCCGGCGATCAAGGACGGGCAGTGA
- a CDS encoding thiamine pyrophosphate-dependent dehydrogenase E1 component subunit alpha, with the protein MITIRKLEERLLELFSSGRLAGTVHTCIGQEACAVGIASALDLDRDIVFSNHRGHGHYIAYSDDVEGLIAEVMGHPDGVCGGIGGSQHVQLRNFYTNGIQGAGAPIVVGMALAEKLKGTGSVAVVNLGDGTFGEGALYEAMNIASLWDVPIIFSVEHNRYAQTTPFELQHAGDLSGRGEAFGIETHRLDGMDVHAVAEVASGAVARARSSMRPQLIFMETYRFAPHSKGDDFRDRREIDRYRKRDPIILLARQAGLETHVGEIEAEVKERLDSIVRRLSEDRP; encoded by the coding sequence ATGATCACGATTAGAAAACTCGAAGAGCGGCTTCTGGAGCTGTTTTCGAGCGGACGGCTTGCCGGCACGGTGCATACCTGCATCGGGCAGGAGGCGTGCGCAGTCGGCATCGCATCCGCTCTGGATCTTGACCGCGACATCGTCTTCTCAAATCACCGCGGCCACGGTCACTACATTGCATATAGCGATGACGTCGAGGGCCTGATCGCAGAGGTGATGGGTCACCCGGACGGGGTGTGTGGAGGCATCGGCGGCAGCCAGCATGTCCAGCTCAGGAATTTCTACACCAACGGGATACAGGGTGCGGGTGCCCCGATCGTGGTCGGCATGGCGCTGGCCGAAAAACTGAAGGGGACCGGCAGCGTCGCCGTCGTAAACCTGGGGGACGGAACCTTCGGCGAAGGCGCCCTGTACGAGGCAATGAACATCGCTTCGCTGTGGGACGTCCCGATAATTTTTTCCGTTGAACACAACCGGTATGCCCAGACGACGCCGTTTGAGCTGCAGCATGCCGGTGATCTGTCAGGCCGAGGCGAAGCCTTCGGCATCGAGACCCATCGGCTGGACGGCATGGACGTGCATGCGGTCGCAGAGGTGGCATCCGGCGCGGTGGCACGGGCTCGCTCCAGCATGCGCCCGCAGCTGATCTTCATGGAAACCTACAGATTTGCGCCGCACTCCAAGGGTGACGACTTCCGCGACCGGCGCGAGATCGACCGGTACCGCAAAAGGGATCCGATCATCCTGCTCGCCAGGCAGGCCGGACTGGAGACGCATGTCGGCGAGATCGAAGCCGAGGTCAAGGAACGCCTCGACAGCATCGTCCGCAGGCTTTCGGAGGATCGCCCGTGA
- a CDS encoding TylF/MycF/NovP-related O-methyltransferase, with protein MSNEEFSLRDPKNQNSNEHQYREDIGPYFEHSRGTTLNKLENFTRFVPRQTLALFLAKNALFEQIVNVHGSIVECGVFMGGGLFTWAQLSAIYEPVNHNRKIIGFDTFDGFPELTEKDGANETGDGELSHRKTGGYRFDGEEELREGVKLYDQNRLVGHVNKMELVKGDALQTIPKYVEDNPHTVVSLLYLDFDLFEPTIAALKAFLPRMPKGAVIAFDELNQSYWPGETLAVMEAVGLNNLQVRRFPFTPALSYAVID; from the coding sequence GTGTCGAACGAAGAATTCTCCCTCCGCGATCCAAAGAACCAGAACTCGAACGAGCATCAATACCGGGAAGACATCGGCCCGTATTTCGAACACTCGCGCGGGACGACGTTGAACAAGCTCGAAAACTTCACCCGCTTCGTGCCGCGGCAGACGCTTGCTCTGTTTCTGGCGAAGAACGCGCTCTTCGAGCAGATCGTCAACGTGCATGGGTCGATCGTCGAGTGCGGCGTGTTCATGGGCGGCGGGCTGTTTACCTGGGCGCAGCTCAGCGCAATCTACGAGCCGGTGAACCACAACAGGAAAATCATCGGCTTCGACACGTTCGACGGGTTTCCCGAACTCACGGAAAAAGACGGGGCGAACGAGACCGGAGACGGGGAGTTGTCTCATCGCAAGACCGGGGGCTATCGTTTCGATGGTGAGGAGGAACTGCGCGAGGGCGTCAAACTCTATGATCAGAACCGCCTTGTTGGCCACGTCAACAAGATGGAACTGGTAAAGGGGGACGCGCTGCAGACGATTCCCAAGTATGTCGAAGACAACCCGCACACCGTCGTATCGCTGCTTTATCTCGATTTTGATCTGTTCGAGCCCACCATTGCCGCACTGAAAGCCTTTTTGCCCCGCATGCCGAAAGGCGCCGTGATTGCGTTCGACGAATTGAACCAGTCCTACTGGCCCGGCGAAACACTTGCCGTGATGGAAGCTGTCGGCCTGAACAATCTGCAGGTCAGGCGCTTTCCGTTCACACCGGCGCTGTCCTACGCAGTCATCGATTGA